Proteins found in one Paenibacillus dendritiformis genomic segment:
- a CDS encoding TIM-barrel domain-containing protein yields the protein MQTSETIHPDKLHGGTVAAKRSGIGAISRVEELDRGYLCIGDRANLALSFLDEHLFRVKLTFDACPDWTTTPGVLPWEKTIQPSREDTERGFLFTTKKLSVRIDAEDASITVTDAEGNVIGRQTSFSWDARGAVTGCFAMDERSHFYGLGEKTSYLDKRGESYTMWNTDVYAPHVPEIEALYQSIPLLLHVHDGASCGIFLDNPGRTTFDMRSRSDLFAIESKTGDYDYYFIYGPELKQVISCYTALTGRMQMPPKWALGYHQSKYSYKSEEEVLALARTFRDKRIPCDVIHLDIHYMDEYRVFTFDSDRFPQPQNMIAELKKMGFHIVPIVDPGVKQDPKYPVYREGVLEDRFCKKLEGDVYFGDVWPGRSAFPDFTKQETAAWWGDLHRYYTDMGIAGIWNDMNEPAVFNESKTMDLDVVHDNNGKMKTHEEWHNLYGMLMSKATFEGLQRHLEGERPFVLTRAGYSGIQRYAAVWTGDNRSFWEHMAMAMPMVLNMGLSGIPFAGPDIGGFAHHTNKQLLIRWTQMGALFPFCRNHNVGDFLDQEPWAFDQETEDICRAFIGLRYQLMPYLYTLFHEAAQTGIPVMRPLLLEYPEDQQLSNLCDQFLLGRDLLVAPIYRPDTEHRTVYLPEGEWFDYWTGTPYTGGQHLTVHAPLDTMPLFVRGGAIIPHEPLKQHAADQTEASLLFHLYGGAPNSSYVLYEDDGLTYAYEKGAYNLLRVEAECTGRGLKLGYEYERKEYEPAPRKLCFYLHGLDPDAVTIEGLERLAAKPEDDAEGWYVDERCHCVVIAVRDDKSERTIELNW from the coding sequence ATGCAGACAAGTGAGACGATACATCCGGATAAATTGCACGGCGGGACGGTCGCGGCGAAGCGGAGCGGGATCGGCGCGATAAGCCGCGTGGAGGAACTGGACAGAGGATATCTCTGTATAGGGGACAGGGCGAATCTGGCGCTGTCCTTTCTCGATGAGCATCTGTTCCGCGTCAAGCTGACGTTCGATGCTTGTCCCGACTGGACGACAACGCCCGGCGTATTGCCGTGGGAGAAGACGATACAGCCCAGCCGGGAAGATACGGAGCGCGGCTTTCTTTTCACCACGAAGAAGCTGTCGGTGCGGATTGATGCCGAGGATGCTTCCATCACGGTAACCGATGCCGAAGGCAACGTCATCGGACGGCAGACATCGTTCAGCTGGGATGCGCGCGGCGCGGTGACGGGCTGCTTCGCGATGGACGAGCGCTCTCATTTTTATGGTCTGGGGGAAAAGACAAGTTATCTCGACAAGCGCGGAGAGAGCTATACGATGTGGAATACCGACGTGTATGCGCCGCATGTGCCGGAGATCGAGGCTTTATATCAGTCGATCCCGCTGCTGCTGCATGTCCATGATGGGGCAAGCTGCGGCATTTTTCTCGATAACCCGGGACGGACCACCTTCGATATGCGATCCCGCAGCGATCTCTTTGCCATTGAGAGCAAGACTGGGGATTACGATTACTACTTCATCTATGGTCCCGAATTGAAGCAGGTCATCTCCTGCTATACGGCATTGACCGGGCGGATGCAGATGCCGCCGAAGTGGGCGCTTGGCTACCACCAGTCGAAATACAGCTACAAAAGCGAAGAAGAAGTGCTGGCTCTGGCGCGCACCTTCCGCGACAAGCGCATACCATGCGACGTGATTCATCTCGATATTCATTATATGGACGAGTACCGCGTCTTCACCTTCGATAGCGATCGGTTCCCGCAGCCGCAGAACATGATTGCCGAATTAAAGAAAATGGGATTCCATATCGTCCCGATCGTCGACCCGGGGGTCAAGCAGGATCCGAAGTATCCGGTCTATCGCGAAGGGGTGCTGGAGGATCGCTTCTGCAAGAAGCTCGAAGGCGATGTGTACTTCGGCGATGTATGGCCGGGCCGAAGCGCCTTCCCGGACTTCACCAAGCAAGAGACGGCGGCCTGGTGGGGAGATCTGCACCGGTATTATACCGATATGGGCATCGCCGGCATCTGGAATGATATGAATGAACCGGCCGTGTTCAACGAATCGAAAACGATGGATCTCGACGTCGTGCACGACAATAACGGCAAGATGAAGACGCATGAGGAATGGCATAATCTGTACGGCATGCTGATGTCCAAGGCGACCTTCGAGGGGCTGCAGCGGCATCTTGAGGGCGAGCGCCCGTTCGTGCTGACGCGGGCGGGCTATAGCGGCATTCAGCGCTACGCGGCGGTCTGGACAGGCGATAACCGCAGCTTCTGGGAGCATATGGCGATGGCGATGCCGATGGTGCTCAATATGGGCTTGTCGGGCATTCCGTTCGCAGGTCCCGATATCGGCGGCTTCGCCCACCATACGAACAAGCAGCTGCTGATTCGATGGACGCAGATGGGCGCGCTGTTCCCCTTCTGCCGCAATCATAACGTCGGCGATTTCCTCGACCAGGAGCCGTGGGCGTTCGATCAAGAGACGGAAGATATCTGCCGCGCCTTCATCGGACTGCGGTATCAGCTGATGCCTTATCTCTATACGCTGTTCCATGAGGCGGCGCAGACGGGCATTCCGGTGATGCGGCCGCTGCTGCTGGAATATCCGGAGGATCAGCAGCTGTCTAATCTGTGCGATCAGTTCCTGCTGGGCCGCGATCTGCTCGTGGCGCCGATCTATCGGCCGGATACGGAGCACCGTACAGTCTATTTGCCGGAAGGCGAATGGTTCGATTACTGGACGGGCACGCCGTATACCGGCGGACAGCATCTGACGGTGCATGCCCCGCTGGATACGATGCCGCTGTTCGTTCGGGGCGGCGCGATCATTCCGCATGAGCCGCTGAAGCAGCATGCGGCCGATCAGACGGAAGCGTCATTATTGTTCCATCTGTACGGCGGGGCGCCGAACTCGTCCTATGTGCTGTATGAGGATGACGGCTTGACGTATGCCTATGAGAAGGGCGCTTATAATTTGCTTCGCGTGGAGGCGGAATGCACCGGCCGCGGCTTGAAGCTCGGCTACGAGTATGAGCGCAAGGAATATGAGCCGGCTCCCCGCAAGCTGTGCTTCTATCTTCATGGCCTCGATCCCGATGCGGTCACTATCGAAGGGCTTGAGCGGCTGGCGGCGAAGCCGGAGGACGATGCGGAAGGCTGGTACGTGGATGAGCGGTGCCATTGCGTCGTCATCGCGGTTCGGGACGACAAGAGCGAGCGGACAATCGAATTGAATTGGTAA
- a CDS encoding LacI family DNA-binding transcriptional regulator, whose translation MPTVRDIARAAGVSPATVSRVLTGKGNTSSEVNEKVEKAIRELGYVPSPKAKPNAPAAESRTICYTIAREPSEIFGNPYYSNVLLGLSNATQKYGYDLQISAFRSVDQQIEKCLTLYRNKRVDGFILSGVMSADKSSLIQSLQQNSIPFVMIGRSLQHNIFCIHSDNFRDGYVTAQHLLDEGYRRIVFLTESLDIDVVRDRIGGYKQALHSNGLEAGDDGVVLCGSEEADMIAALDEYSSGGRSFDAIIAADSVLALGVLKYCRDRDLRVPEDVGIIGFNDAAFLNKISPSISCTTIRGEHLGLEALEMLIELMDDPERINKNKTVTLPSELIVRQSTQRRRYSTSHT comes from the coding sequence TTGCCAACGGTAAGAGATATAGCACGTGCAGCGGGTGTATCGCCGGCGACCGTATCGCGGGTTCTTACGGGCAAAGGAAACACATCCTCCGAAGTGAATGAAAAAGTAGAGAAAGCGATTCGGGAGCTCGGGTACGTGCCCAGCCCCAAGGCGAAGCCGAATGCACCGGCTGCCGAATCCCGCACTATCTGCTATACGATCGCGCGCGAACCTAGTGAAATTTTCGGAAATCCGTACTATTCCAATGTGCTTCTTGGTTTATCCAACGCGACTCAAAAATACGGATATGACTTGCAAATTTCCGCCTTTCGCTCTGTCGATCAACAAATTGAGAAATGCTTGACGCTGTACCGGAACAAGAGAGTGGACGGGTTTATTTTATCCGGCGTCATGTCGGCGGACAAAAGCTCGCTCATTCAGAGCCTGCAGCAGAATTCGATTCCGTTCGTCATGATCGGGCGCAGCCTGCAGCACAATATTTTTTGCATTCATAGCGATAATTTCCGGGACGGATATGTCACGGCCCAGCATTTGCTGGACGAGGGGTACCGGCGGATCGTGTTCCTGACCGAGAGTCTGGACATCGATGTCGTGCGCGACCGGATCGGGGGGTACAAGCAGGCCTTGCACAGCAACGGCCTGGAGGCGGGAGACGACGGCGTCGTGTTATGCGGCTCGGAAGAAGCAGACATGATTGCCGCTCTCGACGAATACAGCTCTGGCGGCAGATCCTTCGACGCCATTATCGCGGCAGACAGCGTATTGGCGCTCGGCGTATTGAAATATTGCCGGGATCGCGATCTTCGCGTGCCGGAGGATGTCGGCATCATCGGCTTCAACGATGCCGCCTTTCTTAACAAGATCTCGCCATCGATCAGCTGCACGACCATTCGCGGGGAGCATCTTGGACTGGAGGCGCTGGAGATGCTCATTGAGCTGATGGATGACCCGGAGCGCATTAATAAGAACAAGACGGTCACGCTGCCTTCCGAGCTGATCGTGCGCCAATCGACCCAACGAAGAAGATATTCCACATCCCATACATGA
- a CDS encoding sugar ABC transporter permease, with product MSTRWKSRLELTGIYAFILFMFIVIVYPLVWALGVSLNPGTSLYSAKIIPENWSTEHYSWLFSSPDSEYMLWYKNTLIVASWKTVLSLIVTTFLAYAFSRYNFKGRKHGLYALLLIKMFPVLMGMVAIYILLNILGLLDTLAGLILVYVGSSIPMHAFLIKGYFDTIPRDLDESAKIDGAGHFRIFFQIILPLAKPILAVVALFNFMTPFMDFLLPRIVIRSSENYTLAVGLFNLVNQEFSNNFTRFAAGSMLIAIPIAAVFLFLQRYLISGLTAGATKS from the coding sequence ATGAGTACGAGATGGAAATCGAGATTGGAGCTCACCGGTATCTATGCATTCATTTTGTTCATGTTCATCGTGATCGTGTATCCGCTCGTATGGGCCTTGGGCGTCTCGCTAAATCCGGGCACCAGCTTATACAGCGCCAAGATTATTCCCGAGAACTGGTCGACGGAGCACTACTCCTGGCTGTTCTCCAGTCCGGACAGCGAATATATGCTGTGGTACAAAAATACGCTGATTGTCGCCAGCTGGAAGACGGTGCTCTCTCTGATCGTGACGACGTTCCTGGCGTATGCGTTCTCGCGCTATAACTTCAAAGGGCGCAAGCACGGCTTGTATGCGCTTCTGCTAATCAAGATGTTCCCGGTATTAATGGGGATGGTCGCCATTTATATTTTGCTGAACATTTTGGGTCTGCTCGATACGCTGGCCGGCTTGATTCTGGTCTATGTCGGATCGTCCATTCCAATGCACGCCTTTCTGATCAAAGGCTATTTCGATACAATTCCGCGGGATCTGGACGAGTCGGCGAAGATTGACGGCGCGGGCCACTTCCGGATTTTCTTCCAGATTATTTTACCGCTGGCGAAGCCGATACTGGCCGTGGTCGCCCTGTTCAATTTCATGACGCCGTTCATGGACTTCCTGCTGCCGCGGATCGTCATTCGCAGCTCGGAGAACTATACGCTCGCCGTCGGCTTGTTCAATCTGGTCAATCAGGAATTCAGCAACAACTTCACCCGGTTCGCAGCGGGCTCGATGCTTATCGCCATCCCGATTGCCGCGGTGTTCCTGTTCCTGCAGCGGTACCTCATTTCCGGGTTGACGGCGGGGGCGACGAAATCCTAG
- a CDS encoding carbohydrate ABC transporter permease, translating into MGEQQTRTDKPQISAHNPKLAMLLSIIPGLGQLYNRRYIKGSLFLVLFLSFFIVFADFLNIGYWGLMTLGTLEGVDDSRSLLIQGIISVILTVFLLIFYWINLTDARNDAQKIREGWKITTIREGFKQAWDKGVPYLFVGPGIFMITFVLILPLLFMVSLAFTNYNIYNSPPRFLLDWVGFENFKNIFSVPIWRNTFFSVLSWTLVWTFVATTLQISLALFLAVIVNDKRVKFKKFIRTMLILPWAVPSFVSILVFAAMFNDQFGAVNRQILGPLGLSIPWMSDPLWTKVAIIIIQVWLGFSFVFALFTGVLQSISNDWYEAAEVDGASKWQRFRYITLPHVLFATAPLLIMQYTGNFNNFNLIYLFNQGGPPVRGQSAGSTDIVISWVYKLTFETLNYNMAAVISIILGLIVATVAFFQFRRTRSFKEEGSV; encoded by the coding sequence TTGGGAGAACAACAGACACGAACCGACAAGCCGCAAATCAGTGCGCATAACCCGAAGTTGGCGATGCTGCTCTCCATTATCCCGGGGCTGGGGCAACTGTATAACCGGAGATATATCAAGGGTTCATTATTTTTGGTTTTATTTCTCTCATTTTTTATCGTGTTCGCTGATTTTTTGAACATTGGGTATTGGGGGCTCATGACGCTGGGGACGTTGGAAGGGGTTGACGACTCCCGCTCTTTGCTCATTCAAGGCATTATTTCGGTCATTTTGACCGTCTTCCTTCTTATCTTTTATTGGATCAACTTGACCGATGCGCGCAATGACGCCCAGAAAATCCGCGAAGGCTGGAAGATCACGACGATTCGCGAAGGCTTCAAGCAGGCGTGGGATAAAGGGGTTCCTTATCTGTTCGTCGGTCCCGGCATTTTCATGATTACGTTTGTGCTGATTTTGCCGCTCTTGTTCATGGTTTCCTTGGCATTTACGAATTACAATATTTACAATTCACCGCCCCGTTTCTTGCTCGATTGGGTAGGGTTTGAAAACTTTAAAAATATTTTTTCCGTTCCAATTTGGCGGAATACGTTTTTCTCCGTCCTGTCGTGGACGCTCGTATGGACATTCGTCGCGACGACGCTGCAGATTTCGCTGGCCTTGTTCTTGGCTGTAATCGTGAACGACAAGCGCGTCAAATTCAAGAAATTCATTCGAACGATGCTCATTCTGCCTTGGGCCGTTCCTTCCTTCGTATCCATTCTCGTGTTCGCCGCCATGTTCAATGATCAATTCGGTGCGGTGAACCGGCAAATTTTGGGGCCGTTGGGCCTGTCCATTCCTTGGATGTCCGATCCGCTATGGACAAAGGTAGCCATCATTATTATTCAAGTATGGCTCGGCTTCAGCTTCGTGTTCGCCTTGTTCACGGGGGTGCTCCAAAGCATATCAAACGACTGGTACGAGGCGGCGGAGGTCGACGGAGCGAGCAAGTGGCAAAGATTCCGCTACATTACGCTCCCGCATGTTCTGTTCGCGACCGCTCCGCTGCTCATTATGCAATATACGGGCAATTTCAACAACTTCAACCTGATCTACTTGTTCAACCAAGGCGGACCGCCAGTTCGCGGGCAGTCGGCCGGATCGACGGACATCGTCATTTCATGGGTGTACAAGCTGACCTTTGAAACGTTGAACTACAATATGGCGGCCGTTATCTCCATTATATTGGGTCTGATTGTGGCAACCGTCGCCTTTTTCCAATTCAGGAGAACCCGATCGTTCAAGGAGGAGGGCAGCGTCTGA
- a CDS encoding extracellular solute-binding protein, whose amino-acid sequence MAKKMVLLLLSLTVVLSLAACGPKREAEQAKPNTDTAQQQEGEMPPKPEHLKIWGPENEPELKSMRAITQKFTEKTGIDVEVIPFNPREQAKAFSLDGPSDRGPDLWSATHNSMGRNVLQGLAEPFQISEEQISQYSPEAIQAVTIDGKIYNLPMVVETTALFYNKELMPKAPETWEELEKFSLEFTDASKDKYGFLLDATNFYYANMFLQGNGGYVFGYDPATGYNVDDIGLNNEGAVQGANLIKSWFEKKLIPASINGDVIDGLFKEGKVAAVVSVPSSIKNYESALGDKLGAVPLPKLANGQRPPSFLGVKGLVLSPFSKNKEWATELALFITNDENGASHFQTAGEIPARPGILESDLITKHPYFSAVAEQSKFATPTPNNPEISQTWEPMKNALVFLAQGQDAKEVLDEAVVQIKEQIAINNANK is encoded by the coding sequence ATGGCTAAGAAAATGGTATTGCTGCTGCTCTCATTAACCGTCGTTCTGTCGCTTGCGGCCTGCGGGCCGAAGCGGGAGGCGGAACAGGCCAAGCCGAATACGGATACGGCCCAGCAACAAGAAGGGGAGATGCCGCCGAAGCCGGAGCATCTGAAAATCTGGGGTCCGGAAAATGAGCCGGAATTGAAATCGATGCGGGCGATTACGCAAAAATTTACGGAGAAGACGGGCATTGATGTGGAAGTGATTCCATTCAACCCGCGCGAACAGGCGAAAGCGTTCTCACTCGACGGACCGTCCGACCGCGGTCCTGACCTGTGGAGCGCTACCCATAACTCCATGGGCCGCAACGTGCTGCAAGGGCTGGCCGAGCCGTTCCAGATCAGCGAGGAGCAGATTAGCCAGTATTCGCCTGAGGCGATCCAGGCCGTCACGATTGACGGCAAAATCTACAATCTGCCCATGGTCGTCGAGACGACCGCCTTGTTCTACAACAAGGAGCTGATGCCGAAGGCGCCGGAAACATGGGAAGAACTAGAGAAATTTTCGCTGGAATTCACGGACGCGTCGAAGGATAAATACGGATTCTTGCTCGATGCGACGAATTTCTATTACGCCAACATGTTCCTGCAGGGCAATGGCGGTTATGTGTTCGGATATGACCCGGCTACGGGATACAACGTGGACGATATTGGCCTGAATAATGAAGGCGCTGTCCAAGGGGCAAATCTGATAAAGTCATGGTTCGAAAAAAAGCTGATTCCGGCATCGATTAACGGCGACGTCATCGACGGCTTGTTCAAAGAAGGAAAGGTTGCCGCTGTCGTCTCAGTACCGTCGTCGATTAAAAACTATGAATCGGCGCTGGGAGACAAGCTGGGCGCCGTGCCGCTGCCGAAGCTGGCCAACGGTCAACGCCCGCCTTCCTTCCTGGGCGTCAAAGGCCTGGTGCTGTCCCCATTCTCCAAAAATAAGGAGTGGGCAACCGAGCTGGCTTTGTTCATTACCAATGACGAGAACGGAGCGAGCCATTTCCAGACGGCCGGGGAAATTCCAGCGCGTCCGGGCATTTTAGAAAGCGATCTCATTACGAAGCATCCTTACTTCTCGGCGGTGGCCGAGCAGTCCAAATTCGCTACGCCAACGCCGAATAACCCGGAAATCTCCCAGACATGGGAGCCGATGAAAAATGCCCTTGTGTTCCTGGCCCAAGGGCAGGACGCCAAAGAGGTGCTGGATGAAGCGGTCGTTCAAATCAAAGAACAAATCGCGATCAACAACGCCAATAAGTAA
- a CDS encoding MgtC/SapB family protein gives MTSPWTLDPASICLRLLLSLVLGGIIGFEREMNQHAAGFRTNILVCIGSSLIMLLSIYGFNAFVDEPNVRMDPARLAAQVVSGIGFLGAGTIIRTGLSVKGLTTAATLWVMAAIGLAVGAGFYFPAILTCGLVFVSLQVLNKIELRYLVANKALSVEVTSYGGPETLGTISKQLMAERVEIRNMNVADAETPGPIEGAAPPLQMTITVVLPKKKPMSDLVEGLKAIPGVTAVKIE, from the coding sequence ATGACAAGCCCTTGGACGTTGGATCCGGCAAGCATATGCCTGCGGCTGCTTCTCTCGCTTGTGCTCGGGGGCATTATCGGCTTCGAGCGGGAGATGAATCAGCATGCCGCCGGATTCCGCACCAATATTTTGGTATGCATCGGCTCTTCGCTCATTATGCTGCTGTCCATCTATGGCTTCAACGCCTTCGTCGATGAACCGAATGTCCGGATGGATCCGGCCCGTCTGGCGGCGCAGGTCGTCAGCGGGATCGGATTCCTCGGCGCGGGAACGATTATTCGAACCGGTCTCTCCGTCAAAGGATTGACGACGGCCGCCACGCTCTGGGTGATGGCCGCGATTGGATTGGCGGTCGGCGCAGGATTCTATTTTCCGGCGATTTTGACATGCGGGCTCGTGTTTGTCTCCTTGCAGGTGTTGAACAAAATCGAGCTTCGTTATCTGGTAGCGAACAAGGCGCTGTCGGTGGAAGTGACTTCTTACGGAGGTCCGGAGACGCTCGGCACGATATCGAAGCAGCTGATGGCGGAGCGGGTGGAGATCCGGAACATGAATGTGGCCGATGCGGAGACGCCGGGTCCGATCGAGGGAGCCGCGCCCCCGCTGCAGATGACGATAACGGTTGTGCTGCCCAAAAAAAAGCCGATGAGCGATCTGGTTGAAGGGTTAAAAGCGATACCAGGCGTGACAGCAGTAAAAATAGAGTAA
- a CDS encoding ABC transporter permease gives MSAGAPSSIRDPRASGRWSRIGRTLWNEKYLWLMALPGLLFFVIYKYLPMLGVVIAFKDYNMMLGIWDSKWVGLKHFYRIFENPDIGRIFLNTLIISLYQIVFAFTIPIFLAIMIHEVTQRAFKRVLQTVFYMPHFLSWVVVAGIFYLMFQSDGAVNNMLVDMGMSKIDILSNPDNFRSMLVMQVIWKESGWGTIIYLAALSSIDVELYEAAKMDGAGRLRQIWNITLPGIRSTIVVLFILRLGSVLDVGFEQIFLMLNPSVREVGEVIETYVYQAGVVNGNFSFSTAVGLMKGLIGLILIYGANKLAKRMGERGVF, from the coding sequence ATGTCAGCAGGAGCACCCTCATCTATCCGCGATCCTCGCGCCAGTGGGAGATGGAGCCGCATCGGGAGGACGCTGTGGAACGAAAAGTATTTATGGCTGATGGCTCTGCCCGGTCTGCTGTTCTTCGTCATTTATAAATATTTGCCGATGCTCGGAGTCGTAATCGCTTTCAAGGATTACAACATGATGCTCGGCATCTGGGACAGCAAGTGGGTCGGCTTGAAGCATTTCTACCGCATCTTCGAGAATCCGGATATCGGGCGCATTTTTCTGAACACCTTGATTATCAGCTTGTATCAGATTGTATTTGCCTTCACGATTCCGATATTTCTGGCGATTATGATCCATGAGGTAACGCAAAGGGCGTTCAAGCGGGTGCTGCAAACGGTCTTCTACATGCCGCACTTTCTGTCCTGGGTCGTCGTGGCGGGGATCTTCTATCTGATGTTCCAGAGCGATGGCGCCGTGAACAACATGCTGGTCGATATGGGAATGTCGAAAATCGATATTTTGTCCAATCCCGACAACTTCCGGTCCATGCTGGTGATGCAGGTCATATGGAAGGAATCCGGCTGGGGGACGATCATTTATTTGGCGGCGTTGTCCAGCATCGACGTCGAGCTGTATGAGGCGGCCAAGATGGACGGAGCCGGACGGCTGCGCCAGATCTGGAATATCACGCTGCCCGGCATCCGCAGCACGATCGTCGTCCTGTTCATCCTGCGGCTCGGCAGCGTGCTGGATGTCGGCTTCGAGCAGATCTTCCTCATGCTGAACCCTTCCGTGCGGGAAGTCGGGGAAGTCATCGAGACGTATGTCTACCAAGCGGGAGTCGTCAACGGCAACTTCAGCTTCTCGACCGCGGTCGGGCTGATGAAGGGCTTGATTGGGCTGATCCTGATCTACGGGGCCAACAAGCTGGCGAAGCGGATGGGGGAGCGTGGCGTATTCTAG
- the clpP gene encoding ATP-dependent Clp endopeptidase proteolytic subunit ClpP, whose translation MSYVPIVVEQTNRGERSYDIYSRLLKDRIIFLGSQVNDVVANSIIAQMLFLQADDPDKDIHLYINSPGGSITAGMAIYDTMQHIKPDVSTICVGMAASMGAFLLNAGAKGKRFALPNSEIMIHQPLGGAEGQASDIEIRARRILKMRDKLNHILAERTGQPLDRIERDTDRDYFMSAEEALEYGLVDKVLHK comes from the coding sequence GTGAGTTACGTTCCTATAGTTGTCGAGCAGACGAATCGAGGCGAACGGTCGTACGACATTTATTCCAGATTGCTGAAGGACCGCATTATTTTTCTCGGCTCCCAAGTGAACGATGTGGTAGCCAATTCGATCATCGCTCAAATGCTGTTCCTGCAGGCCGATGATCCGGACAAGGATATTCATCTGTACATCAACAGCCCCGGCGGCTCCATTACCGCAGGGATGGCCATTTACGATACGATGCAGCATATCAAGCCGGATGTATCGACGATCTGCGTCGGCATGGCGGCGTCGATGGGCGCCTTCCTGCTGAATGCCGGAGCGAAGGGCAAGCGGTTCGCGCTGCCGAACAGCGAGATAATGATTCACCAGCCGCTGGGCGGAGCCGAAGGGCAAGCGTCCGATATCGAGATTCGCGCCCGCCGCATTCTGAAGATGCGCGACAAGCTGAATCATATTTTGGCGGAGCGCACAGGCCAGCCGCTCGATCGGATCGAGAGAGACACCGATCGCGATTACTTCATGTCGGCTGAAGAAGCACTCGAATACGGCCTCGTCGATAAAGTGCTTCACAAGTAA
- a CDS encoding histidine phosphatase family protein, with translation MHLYVIRHAQSTMNIGQGGGPNCSLSEVGRWQAEQIPSFFEEIQLNAIFCSPLRRVIQTATPLAKAQGLGIVLIPEMSEIFNEEWKDYRDYDWEACQQIVEEFPHAQFVEYQDMERKWWPTWPENHAIVRKRVQKFVDAKLTAYYGTDAHIAVFGHGQTTADMKQIVNPGDIHPVYNAAIVHYVLDSQGQCERVSLHKDHLGQHVYE, from the coding sequence ATGCACTTATATGTCATTCGCCATGCACAATCGACCATGAATATTGGACAAGGAGGCGGACCGAACTGCAGTTTGTCGGAAGTGGGACGATGGCAAGCCGAGCAAATCCCTTCGTTTTTCGAGGAAATCCAACTGAACGCCATCTTCTGCAGTCCGCTGCGCAGAGTCATTCAGACCGCGACGCCCCTTGCCAAAGCGCAGGGTCTAGGTATTGTGCTCATACCGGAAATGTCCGAAATATTTAATGAGGAATGGAAGGACTACCGGGATTATGATTGGGAAGCCTGCCAACAGATTGTAGAGGAATTCCCGCATGCCCAATTCGTGGAGTACCAGGATATGGAGCGCAAGTGGTGGCCAACCTGGCCGGAGAATCACGCCATCGTCCGCAAGCGCGTGCAGAAGTTCGTCGACGCGAAGCTGACCGCTTATTACGGAACCGACGCGCATATTGCGGTATTCGGGCATGGCCAGACGACCGCGGATATGAAGCAGATCGTCAATCCCGGGGACATTCATCCCGTATATAACGCGGCGATCGTGCACTATGTTCTCGATTCGCAAGGCCAATGTGAGCGTGTATCGTTGCATAAAGACCATCTCGGTCAGCACGTATACGAATAA